Proteins encoded within one genomic window of bacterium:
- a CDS encoding 4Fe-4S binding protein has protein sequence MDLNLSVTFGGVKFPNPFVVYHVPPTSEVEQIARQLETGWGGVVLRRTTLSAVDEKPSLTNLRKRAPIYRGVDREDKHLVDLGWYEPQSAVSLDSTEKTIQTLKSRVPGAVLISSMLGTNRDEWLKVSRRLNQAGADMIECDFSWSAADFPAVAQDVKLLEKAARYVREGAKNTPVVAKLPGMVTNHAEIVAVLKDAGIDGITIFYEPQGIPGINLNNFVPFPNVGNHSTFSRMGGAAVKPYTLAMLAEWGRHRGDLPVAVLGGAYDWRDSVEFILMGASLVCYQGAVLQQGIGLIEHIKSGLSDYLEEKLISTLEKLRGKSLPFMADPAELDRNVPVVASVDEKLCTRCGVCYRVCEGLGYHAINFSSQRKPSVDKKKCVGDGLCVAACPVIHCMSLKRLAR, from the coding sequence ATGGACCTGAACCTGAGCGTCACCTTCGGCGGAGTTAAATTCCCCAACCCGTTCGTGGTCTACCATGTCCCCCCGACCAGCGAGGTCGAGCAGATCGCCCGTCAGCTCGAAACCGGCTGGGGCGGTGTCGTTCTGCGCCGGACCACCCTGAGCGCCGTGGATGAGAAACCCAGCCTGACCAACCTGCGCAAACGCGCCCCGATCTACCGCGGGGTGGACCGCGAGGACAAGCACCTGGTGGACCTGGGCTGGTACGAACCGCAGAGCGCCGTTTCGCTGGACAGCACGGAAAAGACGATCCAGACTCTTAAATCACGGGTCCCCGGCGCGGTGTTGATTTCCAGCATGCTGGGCACCAACCGGGACGAGTGGCTGAAAGTCTCGCGGCGGCTGAACCAGGCCGGCGCGGACATGATCGAGTGCGATTTCTCCTGGAGCGCCGCCGATTTCCCGGCCGTGGCCCAGGATGTCAAGCTGCTGGAAAAAGCCGCCCGCTACGTGCGCGAGGGGGCCAAGAACACGCCCGTGGTGGCCAAACTCCCCGGCATGGTGACTAACCACGCCGAGATTGTCGCCGTGCTCAAGGACGCCGGGATTGACGGGATCACGATCTTCTACGAGCCGCAGGGCATCCCCGGAATCAACCTGAACAATTTCGTGCCTTTCCCCAACGTGGGCAACCACAGCACGTTCAGCCGGATGGGCGGAGCGGCGGTCAAGCCCTACACCCTGGCCATGCTTGCCGAATGGGGCCGTCACCGCGGCGACCTCCCCGTGGCCGTGCTGGGTGGGGCCTATGACTGGCGCGATTCGGTGGAGTTCATCCTGATGGGCGCCTCGCTGGTCTGCTACCAGGGGGCGGTGCTGCAGCAGGGCATCGGCCTGATCGAGCACATCAAGAGCGGGCTGAGCGACTATCTGGAAGAGAAGTTGATCTCCACGCTCGAAAAGCTGCGCGGCAAAAGCCTGCCGTTCATGGCCGACCCGGCCGAGCTGGACCGCAACGTACCGGTGGTGGCCTCGGTGGACGAGAAGCTCTGCACCCGCTGCGGGGTCTGCTACCGGGTCTGCGAGGGCCTGGGCTACCACGCGATCAATTTCTCCAGCCAGCGCAAGCCCTCGGTGGACAAGAAAAAGTGCGTGGGCGACGGTCTCTGCGTGGCCGCCTGCCCGGTAATCCACTGCATGAGCCTCAAGCGCCTGGCCCGCTGA
- a CDS encoding SPOR domain-containing protein, whose translation MVAPVEPAPQLQNYEYSIQVGSYRYLPQALEARDRLVQAGLRDVYVAPVILDSLGSWNRLYVGYFSSSAQADTVLARILPELRKVAPADNEPGLAIKRRTPWAISLGDFGPADSLEAFRSRLSGYDIPSYAVEISADSSGNKKFRLYVGAFEDQDQAVFIRSRLFDVGVKGSIEEREGPAEAEPAKPQGQV comes from the coding sequence ATGGTTGCGCCGGTCGAGCCCGCGCCGCAACTGCAGAATTACGAGTATTCGATCCAGGTCGGCTCGTACCGATACCTGCCCCAGGCCCTGGAGGCGCGCGACAGGCTGGTTCAGGCCGGCCTGCGGGACGTGTACGTGGCCCCGGTGATCCTGGACAGCCTGGGTAGCTGGAACCGCCTGTACGTGGGCTATTTCTCCAGCTCGGCGCAGGCCGATACGGTGCTGGCGCGGATACTGCCCGAGCTGCGCAAGGTCGCTCCGGCGGACAACGAGCCTGGACTGGCGATCAAGCGCCGCACCCCCTGGGCGATCAGCCTGGGCGATTTCGGCCCGGCCGACTCGCTGGAGGCTTTCCGTTCCCGTCTGTCCGGTTATGACATCCCCTCCTACGCGGTCGAGATTTCGGCCGATTCGAGCGGCAACAAGAAATTCCGCCTTTATGTCGGGGCCTTCGAGGACCAGGACCAGGCGGTGTTCATCCGCTCGCGCCTGTTCGATGTCGGAGTGAAAGGCTCGATCGAGGAACGCGAGGGGCCGGCCGAGGCCGAGCCAGCCAAACCACAGGGACAGGTCTGA
- a CDS encoding TIGR01212 family radical SAM protein (This family includes YhcC from E. coli K-12, an uncharacterized radical SAM protein.) — protein MSQSRRLPAYPDRKRYRTYSGYLKELFGCRVHKISLDAGFTCPNRDGVRGTGGCIFCNNEGFSYNTARAVTDLDLQLEQGRDHMRRRFGAARFIAYFQAYSSTYAPLDTLRRLFDHALAGPDMAGLAVSTRPDCVPDEVLDLLAGYSSRVLVWLELGLQSANDSSLARLNRCHTVADFTDAAQRAAGRGIPVAAHVILGLPGEGRDEMLATARYLADLNVAGLKLHALHVLRGTALAALNAAEPVRLLGLEEYAALAADFLEHTRPEVVIQRLAADAPRRELIAPDWCLRKLETVNAVEMELERRDSFQGSALSGPGA, from the coding sequence TTGAGCCAGAGCCGCCGACTCCCAGCCTACCCGGACCGCAAGCGCTACCGCACCTACAGCGGCTACCTGAAAGAACTTTTCGGCTGCCGCGTGCATAAGATCTCGCTGGATGCCGGTTTCACCTGCCCCAACCGGGACGGCGTCCGGGGCACGGGCGGCTGCATCTTCTGCAACAACGAGGGGTTCAGCTACAACACCGCCCGCGCCGTCACCGACCTCGACTTGCAGCTCGAACAGGGCCGCGACCACATGCGCCGCCGTTTCGGGGCCGCCAGGTTCATCGCCTATTTCCAGGCCTATTCCTCCACCTACGCCCCGCTGGACACTCTGCGCCGCCTTTTCGACCACGCCCTGGCCGGCCCGGATATGGCCGGCCTGGCAGTCAGCACCCGGCCGGACTGCGTGCCGGATGAGGTGCTGGACCTTCTGGCCGGCTACAGCTCGCGTGTCCTGGTCTGGCTGGAGCTGGGCCTGCAGTCGGCCAATGACTCCAGCCTGGCCCGGCTCAACCGCTGCCACACGGTGGCGGATTTCACAGACGCCGCGCAGAGGGCCGCCGGGCGCGGCATTCCGGTGGCCGCCCACGTGATCCTGGGCCTGCCCGGCGAGGGGCGTGACGAAATGCTGGCCACGGCGCGCTACCTGGCCGACCTCAACGTGGCGGGCCTCAAGCTGCACGCCCTGCACGTGCTGCGCGGCACGGCCCTGGCCGCGCTTAACGCCGCCGAACCGGTCCGGCTTCTGGGTCTGGAGGAATACGCCGCCCTGGCCGCGGATTTCCTGGAGCACACCCGGCCGGAAGTGGTGATCCAGCGCCTGGCCGCGGATGCCCCGCGCCGCGAGCTGATCGCCCCGGACTGGTGCCTGCGCAAGCTGGAGACGGTAAATGCCGTGGAAATGGAACTGGAAAGGCGGGACAGCTTTCAGGGGAGCGCGCTCAGCGGGCCAGGCGCTTGA